ATTAGCAACTCAACCAAGACTAGCGACGACTTTGCctttttcgtcttcttcaccttcaagAGCTGGAAGCGCCTGATTCTGGCTGATACGCCTCGTCAAACTATCAACGCTCTCACTTTGTATGCCGTCTATCTTGTCAGAAGAGATCCGAAGAAAAACTGGTGGGATGTATCTCAGTACTTTGTAAACAGTACATCCACTTCTGCCCTAACTGTCACCTCGTTCTTTACCGTCGTCGTGTGCATTGGTTCTCTTTTGCTGCTAGTCGTCGCGGGAATATGCTATATTCCCCTGCTACTGCACATTCGCGGTAACTTGAAGGAATACTGTTGCCACAAAGTCGATAAAGTATGTCACCTCCCCTCCCTGCATTTTTTCCCTACTCACAATTTATTCAGCGTATCGGAGTGATCATTAAGCGTAAGCAGAAAGAACGCCGACTTGAGGCAGACAAGCTCGCACAGAAAGAAGCTCTGGGAGACTATTCACATCTCAGAAATAAGAAAGGCGAACTCATTGCACAGCCCCTCCCCCAACCAACGCTCCCGAACCTTTCAgtcgatgatgacgatgattcGTCTTCCATCAACACTCGGGTTGCACCTAGCACCCACACCAAAGACTACTATCCCTATCAGAGTGACAAAGACTACCCTCCTATGCCCGCCTACAACCCACATTCACCGCAAGCCCCAGGCAACTACTACAATCCTTCCTCCGCCACGCTGGGCTATGACGAGCCTACTTATCCTCATTATGGGTACGAAGATGACAACGAGAGCACCGTGAATCTTGCCGCTTCGGCAGCTCCGTTTGCCCAGGACCCCATCACCCGACAAGGGAGCCCTTATGGGCCTTCATATCCTGGGAGCTATGATCCACATGACGTGTATCAAGGCCGCGCTGGATCAGTACCGCCTCATCAGCAGCAGAGACCACCACCCATCGGCCAGGTGCCGAACGGGCAAGGGTATGATAACCCGTATGGCGGTTACGCTAATTCTACAAGCTCAATGGGCCCTGTAGCACCAGGGtcaagaggaagaaattACGATGAAGAAGTTGCGCATGGAAGAATTCAACCACGTTAGATGTATTATAGGTAGCATAGGATTTCATCTTTGACTAGAACACTTTTTCAAcctttttgctttgtttCACAACATTTTATTCCCTTTTTTCCCGGCACCGTACATTTGCTGTTCGCttttttgctctttttttccaagCTGGCATGTTTGGTGTACAACATTAACAGTATCCTTTAATCGACACATTCGTTGAAGCGAAATACTTCTATCAACTATGCAAAAGCCTCGAGCTTGTGCTTAATATTGTTCATTCCAGTTAATCTAATAGCTATAAGTACTACACGGCCGCGACATTAAACATCCAATCCCAATAACAAACACAAGCTCCTAAATTAACCCGACAGTTTTTCCCAGATAATAACGACGATAAGGAGCATGAGCACTCCAATAATACTGTAAGTGACTGCCCGCTGTTGGTACATTCTACACATACATAACAAGTCAGAAAAATCTGCGTGGGTGGGCTCAATATAGAGCTAATGATAGGAGAGTTGACGTGCCTTCGaaccatcttcttcaatgTACCAGACGCACGATCAATCGCCAAGTCTGCCCTTTGCAACTAAACATGGCGAGAATTAGGCTCGGTAAGCGAAAGGAGTGCAACATTAAACTTACAGTATTTCTCGAGTTCTCAATTTGCTCTCGCTGTGTCCGCAGGTTCATAAGGATATCAGCACCCTGGTTCTCCGTCTCCAGAGCAATTTGCTGAGACTGTTGCAGACGTTTAGATCCTTCCTCGAGTAGAGCTGTCCCAGCAAGCAGCCTTGTTCTGTCACTCGATGGGCCATACGGGTCGTCTGAAGACGAATAGCCCCCTGGATTATTAGCCGAGGACAACAGATCCATACGAGCGAGTTGGGCACGGGAGTCGACGAGGAGCTTCTTATGTTTGGAAAGCTCTGCCTTGGCTGAGCGCAGCCGCGATTGGTATTGGGCACGGACTGACTGGGGTATCCCTTGGATTTCTATTTCCATTTGAGAGACCTTGTGGAAGTGACCAGGCATGTCAGGGACAATGTTCTAGGACGAACAAGAGATTCAAAGGTGGGCACCATTTCATCGGCCTCGTCTAGTTCCATCTCTACCCTGCGCAGACTCGCTTTCCTCTGCTCTGAGAACGTTGTATGATGCGTAAGCATACGTTCGATGTGTAAAAACTGATTAATTAGACACCTTTATCCGTTCCGTCCTTTACATCGAGCTTCTGGTGTATTGTTTCAATAAACTGAAGGAAATCTTGTTCATAAGAGTCGAACAAGGCTGTAGGTGAGGTATCCATATTGTCGTATCGAGGTTCGTGAGCTCCTTTCCACCAGGGAAATGAAGTAGGGTGTTATGGGTGTCGAGTGTATGGCAATTGTATGTCAAGGGCCGCGCAGCTGGACAGCATGTCACAGCCACATCATATGTAGCCACCGCATTAGGAAGTGGACAACTCGCTCCAGGAATTGCAAGTCACTTCGATTCAGCAGCCATGTCGAACAATGCGTATGTCTTCTAGCAGCCTCAAATAACAATATCTCATTATATGGATATAGTGTTTCGCTTTATCTCGACCCCCAGATTCGAGACTGGGTCTTGTTTCCTATTACGTTGGTGATGGTACGTGTCGCCCTTGACCTGTTGACGCATCAGCATTAACGAGTTTCTTAGATTTTGGTGGGCATCCTTCGACATTATGTTGTGGTGCTGCTGCAGTCACCGCCTAAAGTTGTCTCAAAAGCTGCTATGCGCGAACAGTGAGCACTCAAACCTACTCTATATGTGTAACAGAATTGTCCGTTTACACAGTGTTTCTCAGACGGGCATTGACGCGCTCCCAAATTCTCCGCGCTACTGCTTCCAACTCACCTATACCCCCTTCATACTACACTTCGATATCGCAACACCTTTCTGATGCCTTTGCCTCTGGCGCATATCTCAAAGACGGACCACCCAAGGGTGATAACGCATCTGCACCACCTAATCCCATAACAGACCCAGCCGCCATGGATGGTATGATGGCAGGCATGAAGACacagatggtgatgatggtcCCCCAGATGGTCATCATGGGGTGGatcaatttcttcttccaaggCTTCGTATTAAGTGAGTCAGACACCCCAATTGTATTTACCATAGCCTAACGAATGCGTTTAATCTAACAGTTAAACTCCCTTTCCCCTTAACACTGGGCTTCAAATCTATGCTCCAGCGCGGCATCGAAACCCCTGATATGGACGTTCGTTGGGTCTCATCACTCTCCTGGTACTTCCTCAACTTCTTCGGTTTGAACGGACTATACCGACTCATCCTCGGCGATGCTAATTGTACGTTTTTGTTGGGTTCTGTTAATTACCGCTCAACTTTACTGAACCCCATATCGTCTAGCGGCGGATTCTTCGCGCGATATGACTGCATCTCCCTTTGCGGCAGGTGCGCCTGCTGCTGGCCCCCAGGACTTTGCCAAACTGTTCAAAGCAGAGAAGGACAATCTTGAATTTTCTGAAGGTCTTCATAACTGGGTCGGAAACGATGTAGAAAATAGAGTTCTCCGGAAGTATGGCAAGCTCGCGCCAGCTTACTGATTACCAAAATATAATTTATTTAGCTGGGATATAGCTAGGGAGGGctgagaaagaaaagagtaCACTGGCCAGGCTATTATTTATTTGGCTGGTTGTTTACAAGGATTAATCAAGGTAGGAGCTACTGCAGTGCTTGGTCCGCGATGCGTCGGCAAGTCTCCACAGGGGATCACCAGCGTCAAAACCAGAAGAACAGATCACCGGAACTAAAAAGGAGGGGAGAGCATCTTGTGCATTGACTTGAGCGCGCTACTCAAAGTGATACTAGTTGACTCACAGAAGCTCGAGGTAGTTCGAAGACCCTACACCAAACCATCGTATAGTGACAGCGCCTAGGAAATGAAAAGTGAGTGTTCAGAAATTGGTGTCTGCGGGAATCCACCTACCTGGACGATAGTTGGGTCCTGTTTGCTGCCTTCCACAAACTCGTCATAGGTAAGTTTTGCATCCTTATCTTT
The sequence above is a segment of the Psilocybe cubensis strain MGC-MH-2018 chromosome 4, whole genome shotgun sequence genome. Coding sequences within it:
- a CDS encoding Low affinity K(+) transporter 1 is translated as MCNCGGPKWKREVVPDHKFDFINTAEFTDNGFMMRVKYLWLYIIVLKSFLVYISDIFSAITMLTTKNWSNEIFLKCPDVEGCFFIPFNTGKWLFVGCIIVSFLLLAYESRKAKKIIASRDISYAFTNIMANNYYSLRSYDHFCFFDHISNSTKTSDDFAFFVFFTFKSWKRLILADTPRQTINALTLYAVYLVRRDPKKNWWDVSQYFVNSTSTSALTVTSFFTVVVCIGSLLLLVVAGICYIPLLLHIRGNLKEYCCHKVDKRIGVIIKRKQKERRLEADKLAQKEALGDYSHLRNKKGELIAQPLPQPTLPNLSVDDDDDSSSINTRVAPSTHTKDYYPYQSDKDYPPMPAYNPHSPQAPGNYYNPSSATLGYDEPTYPHYGYEDDNESTVNLAASAAPFAQDPITRQGSPYGPSYPGSYDPHDVYQGRAGSVPPHQQQRPPPIGQVPNGQGYDNPYGGYANSTSSMGPVAPGSRGRNYDEEVAHGRIQPR
- a CDS encoding ER membrane protein complex subunit 3, whose product is MSNNAVSLYLDPQIRDWVLFPITLVMILVGILRHYVVVLLQSPPKVVSKAAMREQRALTRSQILRATASNSPIPPSYYTSISQHLSDAFASGAYLKDGPPKGDNASAPPNPITDPAAMDGMMAGMKTQMVMMVPQMVIMGWINFFFQGFVLIKLPFPLTLGFKSMLQRGIETPDMDVRWVSSLSWYFLNFFGLNGLYRLILGDANSADSSRDMTASPFAAGAPAAGPQDFAKLFKAEKDNLEFSEGLHNWVGNDVENRVLRKYGKLAPAY
- a CDS encoding Vesicle transport v-SNARE protein vti1; this translates as MDTSPTALFDSYEQDFLQFIETIHQKLDVKDGTDKEQRKASLRRVEMELDEADEMVPTFESLNIVPDMPGHFHKVSQMEIEIQGIPQSVRAQYQSRLRSAKAELSKHKKLLVDSRAQLARMDLLSSANNPGGYSSSDDPYGPSSDRTRLLAGTALLEEGSKRLQQSQQIALETENQGADILMNLRTQREQIENSRNTRAVTYSIIGVLMLLIVVIIWEKLSG